The genomic stretch GCATGACGCGAGAGCCCATGCGGTGATGTTGGATGCCGATGATGTTGGCGCGTTCTTCGGCGAAAATGCCGAGGATGTCCTGAAGGACGCCCGGTTTGTCCGAGACGGTGGTGTTGATGCGCAGGTAGCGCCCAGCCTCGACCAGACCGCGCTCGATGATCCGCGACAGGAAGTTCACATCCACGTTGCCTCCAGAGATCAGCACCGCCACTTTTTTGTCGCGGAAGGGGAGTTTGTCGTAGAGGACGGCTGCTAAACCAGTCGCGCCTGCCCCTTCGACGACCATCTTGTTGCGCTCGACGGCGAGCAGCATGGCGCGGGCGATCTCTTCTTCTTCGACGGTGACGATGTGATCGACATATTGCTGCGTCAAGCGATAGGTGGAATCGCCAGGGCGGCGCACGCAAATCCCATCGGCGATCGTCGCCACCTTATCGAGTGTGCTGATCTCGCCCGCTTCAATCGAAGTCTTCATACAAGCGGCACCTGCCGCTTCCACACCGACGATTTGAATGTCTGGTTTGACCAGTTTGGCGGCCAGTGCGATACCAGCGATCAGCCCGCCGCCGCCGATCGGGGCGACGAGCGCGTCAACGTCGGGCAATTGTTCAAGGATTTCCAAAGCGATCGTGCCTTGACCTGCGATCACCGACGGGTCGTCAAAGGCATGGACGAACGTCAATCCGCGCTCCTGTTGCAGTTCCAAAGCTTTGGCATACGCTTCATCGTAGTTGCTACCGTGCAACACGACCTGTGCGCCGTAGCGTGCGGTCGCTTCCACTTTCGACAGCGCTGCTGCTTCCGGCATGACGATGATGCAGGGGATGCCTGCGTTGTTCGCGCCGTACGCCACACCCTGCGCATGGTTGCCAGCAGAGGCTGCGATCACTCCGCGCTCGCGCTCGGCGGTGGTCAGCGTGGCAATTTTGTGGAATGCCCCGCGAATCTTGAAGGAACCAGTCTTTTGCAGGTTCTCCAGCTTCATGTAAATCTCGTTGTGCGAAAGGTCGGAAAACGTTTTCGAATAGTCGAGCGGGGTATTGTGAATGACGCCTTTCAAATTGGCGCGGGCAGTGAGAAAATCATTTTTTGTGATCAAAACAAGCACACCTTTCTATGCAGACACTTCTATTGTCAATGGAGTTGTTATGTGCTATAATCGGGATTAAATTTTATGCTTTGCCGTGTTACAGTGAAGAAGCAATAGACAAATGGTGACAAGAATCTATTACATTCTACCATGAAAATCATGCATGAAAACAGCGTTCGGGAGGCATCGGTCCATGTCACAAGAAATTTTGATCAATGTGCGGAAAAATCTGTTTGAGATTACGCCTTATGCGCCGGGGAAACCGATTTCCGATGTGAAGCGGGAGTTCGGGTTGACCGATGTCACCAAGCTTGCGTCGAACGAAAATCCGCTGGGGCCGTCGAAGCGGGCTCAGCAAGCGATCTTAGAAGCTTTGCAAGAGGTGAACCGCTATCCGGATGGCGGCGCCGTTTTGTTAAAAGAAGCGCTGAGCGATGCCGTTGGGATTCCGACCCAGCAGATCCTGATCGGCAATGGATCGGATGACTTGATCAAGCTGACGTCAGAAACGTTTTTGAATCCAGGCGATGAGATCGTCGTTCCGTCACCCTCTTTTTCACAGTATTGGTTTGGTGCGAAATTGATGGATGCGAAAACGGTAGCTGTACCGCTCACCTCCAATTTTGAATATGACTTGGACGCGATGCTGGCAGCGGTGACCACGAAGACAAAGATCCTCTTCCTTTGCTCGCCGAACAATCCGACCGGTACGTATATTCGTGAAGAGGCGTTGCAGAGGTTTCTCGACCTTGTGCCGTCCCACGTCTTGGTGATTCTCGACGAGGCGTACAATGAGTACGTGACCGAGGCCGATTATGCACAAGGAATTGATTTCCTGAAGCGCGGGTACAATGTACTTGTCATGCGCACGTTTTCGAAGATGTACGGGCTGGCCGGACTGCGTTTGGGATATGTGTTCGGACCGATGGAAGTGCTCGATGCGATCAACCGCGCTCGCGAACCGTTTAATGCGAACATGCTGGCACAAGTCGGTGCTGTTGCAGCATTGACCGATCTTGAGCATGTGGAGGCGTCGCGGATTCAGAATCGTGCGGGCTTTGACCAACTGCAATCCGGGCTTTCGAAATTAGGATATACGGTTGTGCCGTCACAGGGGAATTTCCTGATCTTTGATACAGGTCTGGATGATCGAGCGTTGTTTGACGCTCTGTTGCGCGAAGGAGTGATCGTGCGCGGCGGGACGGCTCTCGGAATTCCGGGGTACCTGCGTGTCTCGATCGGACTGGCCGAGGAAAATGAACGCTTTTTGGGTGCCTTTGAAAAGGTGGTTTCCAGCATAGGCCAAAAGGTGTAAAATAGACTTGATTCAATTATGAGCTGAGAGGAGTAAGATGAGCATGAGCAAAGAGAGATTTGAGGAATTGCGCAGCCAACTTGATGAGGTGAACCTTGAGATTCTGGAGGTCTTAAATCGTCGGGCCGAACTGGTGTCCGAGATTGGCTTGCTCAAGAGCGGCAAGGGGACGGAGCGATTCGACCCGATCCGCGAGAAGGAAATGCTAGATAAATTGATCCCGGCCAACAAAGGGCCGTTCCCAGATGATACGATTCGTCATCTGTTCAAACAGATCTTCCAGGCATCGCTCGGATTGCTGGAAGAAGAGAAGAAATCGCTGTTGATCTCTCGCAAGAACCAGTCGCAGGACACGATCGTACAGGTGGGGCCGTTGGCAATTGGCGGCGGTGATCCTGTGATCATTTCCGGTCCGTGCTCCGTCGAGTCGGCAGGGCAGATGGAAGCGGTCGCCTCGCATCTGAAAAACGAGGGCATCATGTTGCTTCGCGGCGGAGCGTACAAGCCGCGGACCTCTCCTTATGACTTCCAAGGTCTCGGTAAAGAGGGCTTGAAAATTTTGAGCGAGACGGCGAAGCGCCACGGCATGGTCTGCGTGTCGGAGATCGTGGCACCTGAAGATGTCGAGATGGCGTGTGAGTACCTCGATGTGATCCAGATCGGGGCGCGCAACATGCAGAACTTCGAGCTGTTAAAAGCGGCAGGCTCGGTGCGCAAGCCGATCTTGCTCAAGCGCGGTTTGTCTGCCACCATCGAGGAACTGCTCTATGCGGCCGAATATATCGCATCGCGGGGCAATGATCAGATCATTCTGTGTGAGCGCGGAATTCGCACGTATGAGAAGGCGACGCGCAACACGCTCGATATTTCGGCTGTCCCGATTTTGAAGCAGGAATCGCACTTGCCAGTTGTCGTGGACATCGCACACTCGACCGGACGCAAAGACATCATCCTCCCGATTGCCAAAGCGGCGATCGCTGTTGGTGCAGACGGCTTGATCGTGGAGACGCACAACGAGCCTGCGGTCGCGCTGTCCGATGCCAAACAACAGCTGGACTTGCCGCAGTTCAGCACTTTGATGAACCAACTTCGCCAAAGCGGCTTTTTGAAAGACGCTGTGCAGGCGAACTCCTAATAGCAGACAAAAGCCCTGACCATCATTGGTCAGGGCTTTTTTAGCATTATTACTAGGAACAGCAATGAGCGGCTGTTAAACGAGAAGAGCCCTGCCGTTACGGTCAGGGCTCTTCGTTGCATCTCGGTATGGATTAACGTTTGCGGAACAGGGAGATCAGCGAGAGAAGCAGGGCGCCGCCCGACAGGACGAGGGGCCAGGTGTTGCTGGAGGTGGTTGCTTCTTCAGCTTTGTCGCCATGGTCCGTTTGATCAGCATGCTCGTGTTCTGTACTGCCCGTGCCGCCGTGGTGGTCTTCGCCAGCAGCCGCAGCGGTCAAGGTGGTGACAGATGCGGGGGTGTTGGAATCGGGAGCGCCTGTCCATTCGACGACAGAGTTGTCCGCGTAGGTCTGGAACGCCTTGAAGACCAGCGTGCCTTCGCCTACCTCTTTCGGATTGGCGCCGACAAATTCGAACTCGGTAAACTCATGCTGTTTGATCCCACTGTCGCTCGGGGCCGTCCAGGTGATCGCTTTGTTCACGCCTTCTGAATCTTTTTCAAATTCATAACTCCAGTTGGGAATCGGCTTCACGGTGGAGACTTTCATGCCGGTCGGAAATTCGACGCGAACTTTCACGGTGTTGATTTCTTTTTCAACGGGCACGCGGACCGTGTATTTTTCATAAGCGCCTGTCTTCGTCTCTTTCGGCCAGACGGTGACATGAGCGGAAGCAGTTCCGGCAAACAGGGTGAGGGCAGCGGTAGCGATGACAGCAATAGCGATTGGTTTCATTTTCATAGTAGGTTCCTCCTCAAGATTAGGGGTACGCGATCATGCTCATCCAGATGCCTGCCAGGATCACCAGCAGGCCGATCAGCCATTCGACGCGCAGCAGAGACTGCGACAACGCGTTTGCGTCTTTGCGCCAGCGTAGCGATTGAATCACAGCGAAGACCAGCATCACAGCCATCAGGCCAATTTTGCTGAACAACAGACCACTCCACCAAGCATTTGCGGCCAGTACCAAGCTCCAGTCGGTCTGGATGCTGACCAGCACTACGCCGCTCAGGGCCACCATGGCGGAAGCGGCAAGAAATACGCGCAGGAAGAAGGAGCGGAAGCGGCTTCGATCAAGCGGTCGCCGCCAAATCAGCAACAGGTAGAGCAAGCCGCCAAGCCACAGCGCGATCGACAGCAGATGCAACATGCGCAGGACGAGCGCCAACCACATCGGTTCGCTGGAAAAAGCATGTCCGCTCAGCGCAAGGTTGATTGTCAACAGCCCAAAGAGCAGCGTTGGCCAGCTGCTCGCCATGCCCGGCACAGCGAACAACAGCAGCAAGAGCAGTTGTATGAGAATCATCACCAGAAACGGCGTCTCGATCAGAATCTCGAACCGTCCCTCTGTGAAGACGGCAGAAAGCGCATCGCTTTGCAACAGGGTCAGGTTGGTGA from Tumebacillus algifaecis encodes the following:
- a CDS encoding YcnI family copper-binding membrane protein; the encoded protein is MKMKPIAIAVIATAALTLFAGTASAHVTVWPKETKTGAYEKYTVRVPVEKEINTVKVRVEFPTGMKVSTVKPIPNWSYEFEKDSEGVNKAITWTAPSDSGIKQHEFTEFEFVGANPKEVGEGTLVFKAFQTYADNSVVEWTGAPDSNTPASVTTLTAAAAGEDHHGGTGSTEHEHADQTDHGDKAEEATTSSNTWPLVLSGGALLLSLISLFRKR
- a CDS encoding copper resistance CopC/CopD family protein, with the translated sequence MKKSALLGLCLLFLCLLTTPAFAHATLLQSTPADGDLLHHSGEIRLLFSEPLEPELIELHLYNWDAERLNLPPPQLTKGNASEAYTELPADLEAGSYRILWSVISEDGHKINGQVSFSLHQVSEQIAPINTDAAIDQELNTTLHMILRDVAECVLLMAGGLYLLSWYAKRIGLPQASELLGRWKKFGWALLLLLTLGEGITNLTLLQSDALSAVFTEGRFEILIETPFLVMILIQLLLLLLFAVPGMASSWPTLLFGLLTINLALSGHAFSSEPMWLALVLRMLHLLSIALWLGGLLYLLLIWRRPLDRSRFRSFFLRVFLAASAMVALSGVVLVSIQTDWSLVLAANAWWSGLLFSKIGLMAVMLVFAVIQSLRWRKDANALSQSLLRVEWLIGLLVILAGIWMSMIAYP
- the hisC gene encoding histidinol-phosphate transaminase, which gives rise to MSQEILINVRKNLFEITPYAPGKPISDVKREFGLTDVTKLASNENPLGPSKRAQQAILEALQEVNRYPDGGAVLLKEALSDAVGIPTQQILIGNGSDDLIKLTSETFLNPGDEIVVPSPSFSQYWFGAKLMDAKTVAVPLTSNFEYDLDAMLAAVTTKTKILFLCSPNNPTGTYIREEALQRFLDLVPSHVLVILDEAYNEYVTEADYAQGIDFLKRGYNVLVMRTFSKMYGLAGLRLGYVFGPMEVLDAINRAREPFNANMLAQVGAVAALTDLEHVEASRIQNRAGFDQLQSGLSKLGYTVVPSQGNFLIFDTGLDDRALFDALLREGVIVRGGTALGIPGYLRVSIGLAEENERFLGAFEKVVSSIGQKV
- the ilvA gene encoding threonine ammonia-lyase — its product is MITKNDFLTARANLKGVIHNTPLDYSKTFSDLSHNEIYMKLENLQKTGSFKIRGAFHKIATLTTAERERGVIAASAGNHAQGVAYGANNAGIPCIIVMPEAAALSKVEATARYGAQVVLHGSNYDEAYAKALELQQERGLTFVHAFDDPSVIAGQGTIALEILEQLPDVDALVAPIGGGGLIAGIALAAKLVKPDIQIVGVEAAGAACMKTSIEAGEISTLDKVATIADGICVRRPGDSTYRLTQQYVDHIVTVEEEEIARAMLLAVERNKMVVEGAGATGLAAVLYDKLPFRDKKVAVLISGGNVDVNFLSRIIERGLVEAGRYLRINTTVSDKPGVLQDILGIFAEERANIIGIQHHRMGSRVMLGEAEVEIDIETRDHAHQDRILKRLQEKGFAVITR
- a CDS encoding bifunctional 3-deoxy-7-phosphoheptulonate synthase/chorismate mutase, translated to MSKERFEELRSQLDEVNLEILEVLNRRAELVSEIGLLKSGKGTERFDPIREKEMLDKLIPANKGPFPDDTIRHLFKQIFQASLGLLEEEKKSLLISRKNQSQDTIVQVGPLAIGGGDPVIISGPCSVESAGQMEAVASHLKNEGIMLLRGGAYKPRTSPYDFQGLGKEGLKILSETAKRHGMVCVSEIVAPEDVEMACEYLDVIQIGARNMQNFELLKAAGSVRKPILLKRGLSATIEELLYAAEYIASRGNDQIILCERGIRTYEKATRNTLDISAVPILKQESHLPVVVDIAHSTGRKDIILPIAKAAIAVGADGLIVETHNEPAVALSDAKQQLDLPQFSTLMNQLRQSGFLKDAVQANS